The genomic DNA tatttactgttatCGGTTACATCAGAGTGAAGAGCAGAGAGTGACATgttctatatattttctttttgttcctttttttaatctcggaaaaaaaaatccggctTTTATCTCCGGGTAATTTTTGGTGAAATCGACtggtttatttttagttcgtatttatttaacttcgCTCCTCTTTTATACTCTACATGGAGGCTGGTTTgctgatgataataatttgtgaacgttttttttttaaagatgaaGACCTAACGAGGTACAACCGGGCCAATGAATGCTCATTGACGAGGACAAAAGAGTCCGCGGGAGGTGACGAGTAGAATAACGCGGAtggttttgtttatttaaaataagaaatgatTGATATTGACAACAACTTCGGCATGATGGGAAGCTCCAAGATGCCGCACAGCCACTCAACTCCGGCTGGCGTCGACGGTGGAAGTCGTACTCCGCCTACGACACCACGTAAAGCTGGAAAAATGCTCGCCGTGAGAGTGCAGATGCTTGATGACAAAGTCACCATGTTCCAAGTCCAGGTAAAATCATTAtcattcatcattttttaaaataaatatcgaaaaattaactCGTCAAGTCAAAACGTATTTGTTACAATTGAATACGCGACGTAAGTACGCGAAAATGATCGATTATTGAGGTCAATGGGTCTAACTTACAAGTACTCTTGTCGTTCTTCAATACCTCGTTCAAAGTTTAATGAATCTGATGTATGGTTTCttgaagtatttaaaatttattacaatacaaatatttaataatttaaataaatattgtaatttattttaaaaaataaaatccaagaaGTGGAGCCTTGGAGTAACGTGAGATGAGTGATGAAAAGGACCAATTGTCTGATAAATTAAACCCGTGATTCACTTATAAATCTATTAGAaatattacatatatgtatgaacGCTTATGCATGCCCCTTGgtacatatatctatacatttaatacataatatatgatataatTTCCACAAGGATGGACTATTAGAGCACATAACTTATCGGGCGTAATGCATAAAACAGCAAATGAAGGTACAAAGATGCAGGCTGCGGTGAcctattgatttatttatttttcttccctatcttaaaaactataaaaaataatcctataaataaaatatatgtataaataaataaatcaatcagtttaatttatatgtttaCTGTCGACAGGCTAAGGCATTGGGAAGAGTTTTATTTGATCAAGTATGCAAGCAGTTAAATTTATTGGAGGCTGACTACTTCGGGCTGGAGTACCAGGAGCCAAATGGAActaaggtataaaaaaaaaatgattatttaattcCATTGAAAGGGCGCAAGAAACCCGACCTCTTTTCgcggatttatttaaaaccctGCAATAGTGggttctaaaattattttgtccgTTACCTGGTTTATTGAACAATAGCtacgttatttttatataaaatagtcGATAGTATTTTTAGCGagagttatatatttttgatggttgatggttttattttcagtattGGTTGGATTTAGAGAAACCTGTTTGTCGACAAGTAGGTTTGACAATGGTCGATCCACTGTTAAGATTCTGTGTTAAATTTTACACACCGGATCCAGGACAATTGGAGGAAGAATTTacaagatatttattttgtttgcaAATAAAACGAGATCTTGCTCATGGTCTACTTCAATGTAATGACAATACTGCTGCATTAATGGCTAGTTACATTGTGCAAGGTAACATATATATCCAtgtctttttaattctatgtattcatatttatatatagccCTCACTTATTATAATAACAGATGTGTCAAAAGAAGTGATGAATTATTACGtgcgataaatttaaataaaccaattgtattgtcattattattaatattttattcttcctCTTGCAGCTGAATGTGGCGATTATGTAATTGAAGATTATCCAGATCATACTTATTTGTCGACATACAAATTTGTCCCGCATCAGGATCATGAACTTGAGAGAAGAATTATggaaaatcataaaaaacattcgtaagttttttaattcagGGAATAATCAGACtctgccccccccccctctacttttaaaaaatattcaatgactcgACTGTCGCTGAGATAtagatttgataaaaaattactcacagttgttatcaattggAAGTAAAACGaaattcagtaaaatcttcatgtcaaattttttagtctcATTGATAGCAACTGAGTAACAGTTCaaggtcattgaatatttaaaaaaaatggggggggggagaatgcccttaacttatctgtttatttatttgtaattattatcatttataataaatatttgacattgatctaaataaataaatttattatagaggTCAGTCTCCAGCGGAAgcagatttaaatttattagaaacGGCACGACGATGTgaactttacggcatgaaaaTGCATCAAGCTAAGGTGAGACTGCTGAATATATTATCGGTTATTAGTTGATTTATTAgctaattgattattaatagGAATGTATTGATTACGGTTAATGTGTTATGCAGGACCATGAGGGAGTTCCATTGAATCTGGCGGTCGCGCATATGGGCATCGTGGTCTTCCAAGGTTACACCAAGATCAACACCTTCAGTTGGGCGAAAATACGTAAAATCAGCTTCAAAagaaaacgttttttaataaaattacacccaGAGGGTTACGGTTATTACAAAGACACCGTTGAGTTTTTCTTCGACGGACGTAAtgagtgtaaaaatttttggaaaaaatgcGTCGAGAATCACGGGTTCTTCCGTTGTTCTGTTGTCAAACGCGTGTTGCGACAGAAAACGCGGGTCCTTAGTCGCGGATCTTCCTTtaggtaattaattagttaattattatctatattattaagagaataaggaaaattttattataaaatatggtACCATTGAAAAGTTCTTGACTTGAAATTGTGCCTTTTcatgattaaactttttttttattgcaaagtatcgagataaataaatttatctatcattcgaattatatttaaattacgcgggaaaaagaAACTcgtattttctataaataaattaatattttaattattctgtcactgaatataactgaatatatataactattatatatatataaatacagaaaaaaggattttttgacccaagatattttttttaatataaattgcaaataaaaattttctttgggcaaaaaaaatttcttgggtcaagaaaaaaatttttgcgttattaattattaattaacgtctgtcattatatttatttatttatgtttatcaGGTATAGCGGCAAGACACAAAAGCAAATCGTCGAATTCGTACGCGATAATTACGTGAAACGTCAAACATTTCAAAGGtcagtttaaattaaatatccacgcttatgctttttttaaaattaaacaaaactttgataataatcatactataaataataattaaaattataattacaataatttaataatatttatcatccCCAAGTATTGTAGATAGTGCATGAGTAATTATTGCGTCCCCTGGAGCCCAAATGTtggttttaaaagtttatgaatattatttatcataatgtGCACACCTCATAAATTGTCACACAatgtttgtttatatttaattactgtaattatttattattttaattaaataatactgGCACGTCTCTTCCAAGAAGTGtccattttaataatttatttaaaattattgcaaaaaaataattagcaagtaaataaaatgaaagataAATTTACCGGGTTTTAaactcataaatatataagcatatatatatttatttagtagaTGAGTAAGTGTATTCCGAAATAGCTTATTCGTCAGATTACTTGCTTAGTAATCCAAAAGTTCCGTGTTCAAATCCCAGCAGTACACGTCGTAATCCAACACGAGCCAAAGTATTGAGTATAgaataatgttattaaatttattctgaTAATTAAACTTTGGTAAATAAAACTACAATGATATACAGTTTCATttgttgttaaataataaatgaaatagaattcgttgtaacaaaaaaaatttttgcaataattttaaaattaaaataaacccattaaatttttaatttaaatatcaatcggtattaattatttattattttattttaaaataattacgcacataaaagtaatatttattattataaatattaaaattatatggtAGAGTGTTGCCTGCTCGGACAAATGGGTGGCGGGGAGTCAGGCTCACCATCAGGCACGAATTTAATCACCTGAATGATCGATGTTTCATccctttttatttatcaataacactacagtcttattattattttttttctattcactgatttttttttattattt from Microplitis mediator isolate UGA2020A chromosome 7, iyMicMedi2.1, whole genome shotgun sequence includes the following:
- the LOC130671215 gene encoding FERM, ARHGEF and pleckstrin domain-containing protein 2-like isoform X2, translating into MIDIDNNFGMMGSSKMPHSHSTPAGVDGGSRTPPTTPRKAGKMLAVRVQMLDDKVTMFQVQAKALGRVLFDQVCKQLNLLEADYFGLEYQEPNGTKYWLDLEKPVCRQVGLTMVDPLLRFCVKFYTPDPGQLEEEFTRYLFCLQIKRDLAHGLLQCNDNTAALMASYIVQAECGDYVIEDYPDHTYLSTYKFVPHQDHELERRIMENHKKHSGQSPAEADLNLLETARRCELYGMKMHQAKDHEGVPLNLAVAHMGIVVFQGYTKINTFSWAKIRKISFKRKRFLIKLHPEGYGYYKDTVEFFFDGRNECKNFWKKCVENHGFFRCSVVKRVLRQKTRVLSRGSSFRYSGKTQKQIVEFVRDNYVKRQTFQRSNSFRQTSGCRALQGSEGGGYRGATPSSSLMGSSSISAHPLLPLGDPALGTPRLSLSCGSMTPDSPTTVTSVSMGGTSHHRRDDTAMSCRTLTSIDVHTPATPNQAPGRHITAAHQQLHHHQQQQQQQQQQQQLHHQQQQQRITSSTGGDYNRWNYTNGYVNSPAWHVPFRVNPVRNVLAHATPRTLTNRFLPAYPE